In a single window of the Hydrogenobaculum sp. 3684 genome:
- a CDS encoding homoserine dehydrogenase — translation MYRVGIAGYGTVGTGVAELLITHKNLIKEKTGLELELSAVLDKDWQRERPFKIDDSLKVSSLKELLDRSDIVVELIGGVGFAKELIEKAIENKKHVVSANKHLIAIHGKEIFEKAKEHNVSIEFEASVGGGIPIIKALKEGLVANKINYIHGILNGTTNYILTSMLDEGKSFEEALKEAKALGYAEQDPTFDIEGIDAAHKIAILSSIAYGGYIDFNDIYIEGISNIDLLDVELGKELGYTIKLLAIAKAIDGELEVRVHPTFINHQEQLAKVSGVYNAILIDGDFVGKSMLYGKGAGSKPTASAVVSDIIDIAKNTQKRFQAFNTDKSLKLNKNFNTRYYIRFEVEDKIGVLASIANVFAKYGISIASVLQKEMVCKVAKKENSLVVPLVILTHKAYEKDIKKALKDIEELSVVKEKPILIRLEEE, via the coding sequence ATGTATAGAGTAGGTATAGCAGGTTATGGTACCGTTGGTACCGGTGTAGCAGAACTTCTTATCACCCATAAAAATCTCATCAAAGAGAAAACAGGCTTGGAGCTTGAGTTAAGCGCTGTTTTAGATAAAGATTGGCAAAGGGAAAGACCTTTCAAGATAGATGATTCTTTGAAAGTAAGCTCATTAAAAGAGCTTTTAGATAGGTCAGATATAGTTGTAGAATTAATAGGTGGAGTTGGTTTTGCAAAAGAACTTATAGAAAAAGCCATAGAAAATAAAAAGCACGTTGTAAGCGCCAACAAACATCTTATAGCTATACATGGAAAAGAAATCTTTGAAAAAGCCAAAGAGCACAACGTAAGCATAGAATTTGAAGCATCTGTTGGTGGGGGAATACCTATTATAAAAGCTTTAAAAGAAGGCTTAGTGGCCAACAAAATAAATTATATACACGGCATATTAAACGGCACTACAAACTACATTTTAACAAGCATGCTAGATGAGGGCAAAAGCTTTGAAGAAGCCCTCAAGGAAGCTAAAGCGCTAGGATATGCTGAGCAAGACCCAACTTTTGACATAGAAGGTATAGACGCAGCTCATAAAATAGCGATACTTAGCTCTATTGCCTACGGTGGTTATATAGACTTTAACGATATATACATAGAGGGCATATCAAACATAGATCTTCTTGACGTGGAGCTCGGTAAAGAGCTTGGATACACTATAAAACTTTTGGCTATTGCAAAAGCTATAGACGGTGAGCTTGAGGTAAGGGTGCATCCAACTTTTATAAATCATCAAGAGCAACTAGCCAAAGTATCCGGTGTATACAATGCAATCTTAATAGATGGTGATTTTGTGGGCAAAAGCATGCTGTATGGAAAAGGTGCTGGCTCAAAACCAACCGCCTCAGCAGTAGTATCAGATATCATAGATATAGCAAAAAATACCCAAAAACGTTTTCAAGCTTTTAATACCGATAAAAGCCTTAAACTAAACAAAAATTTTAACACAAGATACTATATTAGGTTTGAAGTGGAAGACAAAATAGGTGTGTTGGCATCTATTGCAAACGTATTCGCAAAATACGGTATAAGCATAGCGTCTGTGTTGCAAAAGGAGATGGTCTGCAAAGTGGCGAAAAAAGAAAACAGCTTGGTAGTCCCGCTTGTAATACTGACCCATAAAGCATACGAAAAAGATATAAAAAAAGCTTTAAAAGATATAGAAGAGCTTTCTGTGGTAAAAGAAAAACCTATTTTAATAAGACTTGAAGAAGAATGA
- a CDS encoding 4-(cytidine 5'-diphospho)-2-C-methyl-D-erythritol kinase, protein MNKKDNLIILEDGVKVILAPAKVNFGLWVKGKRTDGYHDIFSIIHTIDLYDRIYIEPHYTLEVLSVGPFSKNLKDNIVYEGVLAFSRLTGKNFDYKIVIEKNIPVGAGLGGASSDLAAVISYLNEELENPMEEQELAEFLSSFSKDAPFFLKGGCALVYGTGDQVKALEPISREITIVYPNVEASTSKVYGAFTKQTEEVLSLEDILRLLEENNIENIIENHLQETAIEIYKEIGELIRFLESVGYKPYMSGSGSSVYVFGKLSDKIKMALESRGWYVYECKTI, encoded by the coding sequence ATGAATAAAAAAGATAATTTGATTATTTTGGAAGATGGTGTAAAGGTTATTTTAGCGCCAGCAAAGGTAAATTTTGGACTTTGGGTAAAAGGCAAGAGAACAGACGGTTATCACGATATATTTAGCATAATCCATACGATAGATTTGTACGATAGAATATACATAGAGCCCCATTATACTCTAGAAGTGCTTAGCGTTGGTCCTTTTTCTAAAAATCTAAAAGACAACATAGTTTACGAAGGAGTTTTAGCATTTTCAAGACTAACTGGTAAAAACTTTGATTATAAGATAGTAATTGAAAAAAATATACCTGTGGGTGCTGGACTGGGCGGTGCTAGTTCTGATTTGGCAGCTGTTATTAGCTATTTAAACGAAGAGCTTGAAAACCCTATGGAAGAACAAGAGCTTGCAGAGTTTCTATCTTCTTTTAGCAAGGATGCACCATTTTTCTTAAAAGGTGGATGTGCTTTGGTTTACGGCACCGGTGACCAAGTAAAAGCTTTAGAACCTATTTCCAGAGAAATAACAATAGTGTATCCAAATGTAGAAGCTTCTACTTCCAAAGTTTACGGTGCTTTTACAAAACAAACTGAAGAAGTTTTGTCGTTGGAAGATATTTTAAGGCTTTTAGAAGAAAACAATATAGAAAATATTATCGAAAATCACTTACAAGAAACCGCTATTGAAATATACAAAGAAATAGGAGAACTCATAAGATTTTTAGAAAGCGTTGGATACAAGCCGTATATGTCTGGGAGCGGTTCAAGCGTTTATGTGTTTGGTAAGCTAAGTGATAAGATTAAAATGGCTTTAGAGTCGAGGGGTTGGTACGTATACGAATGCAAAACCATATAA
- a CDS encoding PhoH family protein — MQNHIIEEIFDIGDIDERFYAIVGRADENLKKFVELFEIKIVARGQELHIKGEPSKVENFIEFLNYITKEYAKTPLSSKDVLNMAVSYTNKEEEEDEKESKEEYETILITHRKKAITPKTKNQYLYVNSIKQNDIVFGIGPAGTGKTYLAMAMAISYLKAQKINKIILTRPAVEAGEKLGFLPGSIAEKVDPYLRPLYDALFDMVDYEKSAYLLEKNVIEIAPLAFMRGRTLNDAFIILDEAQNSTKEQMKMFLTRIGFGSKVVITGDMTQVDLPRKEQSGLKEAIHVLKNIKGIDFVFFDEKDVVRHPIVQKIVKAYEVYEQNQSKDLQEA; from the coding sequence ATGCAAAACCATATAATAGAAGAAATATTTGATATAGGCGATATAGACGAAAGGTTTTATGCCATAGTAGGAAGGGCGGATGAAAACCTTAAAAAGTTTGTGGAGCTTTTTGAAATAAAGATAGTAGCAAGAGGCCAAGAACTACATATAAAAGGTGAACCTTCTAAGGTTGAAAACTTTATAGAGTTTCTAAACTATATAACAAAAGAGTATGCCAAAACCCCTCTATCTTCTAAAGATGTTTTAAATATGGCTGTATCTTATACCAACAAAGAAGAAGAGGAAGATGAAAAAGAATCCAAAGAAGAATATGAGACAATACTTATTACACATCGCAAAAAAGCCATAACTCCAAAGACGAAAAATCAATATTTGTATGTAAACTCTATAAAACAAAACGATATTGTATTTGGGATAGGTCCTGCTGGTACTGGTAAAACTTATCTTGCTATGGCAATGGCTATATCTTATCTAAAAGCTCAAAAGATAAACAAAATCATTCTTACAAGGCCAGCCGTAGAAGCCGGAGAAAAGCTTGGGTTTTTGCCAGGGTCAATAGCTGAAAAGGTAGATCCTTATCTTAGACCTCTTTACGATGCCCTTTTTGATATGGTAGATTACGAGAAATCTGCTTATTTGTTGGAAAAAAACGTCATTGAGATTGCACCTCTTGCATTTATGAGGGGTAGAACCTTAAACGATGCTTTTATCATACTTGATGAAGCCCAAAACTCTACAAAAGAACAGATGAAGATGTTTCTTACAAGAATTGGCTTTGGCTCAAAAGTTGTGATCACCGGAGATATGACGCAGGTGGATTTGCCAAGGAAAGAACAATCTGGGCTAAAAGAAGCAATTCATGTGCTTAAAAATATAAAGGGTATAGATTTTGTGTTTTTTGATGAGAAAGATGTGGTAAGACACCCTATAGTTCAAAAGATTGTCAAAGCCTACGAAGTTTATGAACAAAATCAATCTAAAGACCTACAAGAAGCTTGA
- the ybeY gene encoding rRNA maturation RNase YbeY — MNKINLKTYKKLEIPKELKYLLKKRANHTLKFFGFKNSMLDIYITDDEEIKHLNSTYRQKDKPTDVLSFNINENIGNIYYLGEIVISYDTALKQAIEYGVSLEQELTRLLVHGIVHLIGYDHETSLEDEKTFFEKQESALAMFN, encoded by the coding sequence ATGAACAAAATCAATCTAAAGACCTACAAGAAGCTTGAAATACCAAAAGAGTTAAAGTATCTTTTAAAAAAAAGAGCAAACCATACGTTAAAGTTTTTTGGTTTTAAAAACTCAATGCTGGACATTTATATTACAGATGACGAAGAGATAAAGCATTTAAATTCTACTTACAGGCAAAAAGATAAGCCTACAGATGTTTTGTCTTTTAATATAAATGAAAATATCGGAAATATATATTACCTTGGTGAAATAGTGATATCTTACGATACCGCTTTGAAACAAGCTATAGAGTACGGTGTTTCTTTGGAGCAAGAGTTAACAAGGCTTCTTGTGCATGGTATTGTGCATTTGATAGGATACGATCATGAAACTTCTTTAGAAGATGAAAAAACATTCTTTGAAAAACAAGAAAGCGCTTTGGCTATGTTTAATTAA
- a CDS encoding cation diffusion facilitator family transporter, with translation MKKYHWSIISIFLMLLLAIIKLGVGFLSKSVALKAEGIHSLSDSLASFIGFISIYMSEKKHEKFPYGLYKLENIGAMFISFFLFFAAYDMFMDVLFGHYKIDRQYISWGLGVGIISMLITFGFSVLERIAAKKHNSPALMADSEHMLVDGFGSFVITLNFLSLEFNINLDKIFASVIILLIIYTGFHILKEQIFVILDASVDSKMIEHIKEIILQDPRVKSIKRLLVRKSGDKIFIDAAISIKSHNFNQSHAVADDIEEAITRVFPQTEMVFIHYEPDESPENTRIAVLTFQDEVSDFKNVDMIHIYDNFVLTFVLKAKDDKEKKEDITATDIAQVKSDFVIATNHPKSNRAKWILHKYGVFIWETENKDIQKALDEIKAFSKD, from the coding sequence ATGAAAAAGTATCACTGGAGTATAATATCAATCTTTTTGATGCTCCTACTGGCTATTATAAAGCTGGGGGTGGGTTTTTTGTCTAAAAGCGTAGCACTTAAAGCAGAAGGTATACACTCTTTATCGGATAGCTTAGCTTCTTTCATAGGTTTTATTTCTATATACATGTCTGAAAAAAAGCATGAAAAGTTTCCCTATGGACTTTACAAACTGGAAAATATAGGTGCGATGTTTATATCGTTTTTCCTATTTTTCGCCGCCTATGATATGTTTATGGATGTGCTCTTTGGTCACTATAAAATAGATAGGCAATATATATCATGGGGCTTAGGTGTAGGTATCATATCAATGCTTATAACCTTTGGGTTTTCAGTATTAGAAAGAATAGCCGCCAAGAAGCACAACTCCCCAGCTTTAATGGCAGATAGCGAGCACATGTTGGTGGATGGGTTTGGCTCTTTTGTTATAACGTTAAACTTCTTATCGCTGGAGTTTAATATAAATTTAGATAAAATATTTGCAAGCGTAATAATACTCCTTATAATTTATACGGGTTTTCATATATTGAAAGAACAAATCTTTGTTATATTGGATGCTTCAGTGGATTCAAAAATGATAGAGCATATAAAAGAGATAATACTGCAAGATCCTAGGGTAAAATCTATAAAAAGGTTGTTGGTAAGAAAATCCGGTGATAAGATTTTTATAGATGCTGCTATCTCAATCAAATCTCACAACTTCAACCAATCCCACGCCGTTGCTGACGATATAGAAGAGGCAATAACAAGGGTTTTTCCCCAAACGGAAATGGTTTTTATACACTACGAACCAGACGAAAGTCCTGAAAATACAAGAATAGCAGTTTTGACATTTCAAGATGAAGTTTCAGATTTTAAAAATGTAGACATGATACATATTTACGACAATTTTGTATTAACCTTTGTATTAAAAGCTAAAGACGATAAAGAGAAAAAAGAAGATATAACCGCCACAGATATAGCTCAAGTAAAATCAGACTTTGTTATAGCTACAAACCATCCAAAAAGCAACCGTGCCAAATGGATACTTCACAAATACGGGGTTTTTATATGGGAAACAGAAAACAAAGACATCCAAAAAGCCCTTGATGAGATAAAAGCTTTTTCAAAAGATTAA
- a CDS encoding TIGR01212 family radical SAM protein (This family includes YhcC from E. coli K-12, an uncharacterized radical SAM protein.) → MLATSSRIYTLKDYLKQKYGRRVQKITVALPFTCPNIDGTKATGGCTYCLTGTRPAHISPLMDLREQISSGIAQAKRRYGDNIYFYIYYQSYSNTYGDLDFLKSVYDVALEFENVVGIDIGTRPDCVPEDVLELIQTYTDKLDVWIEYGLQSSHFSTLRWINRAHGASDFVDAVLRTRKYKGINICAHLIVGFPQEDLEDNLETAKLIAALNVDGVKIHPLHIIKNTKMAREYLENPFKLLTLEEYAYRAARIIEILPQTMVIHRLTGEVEPDRLIAPDYCTFSRKLEVREKIEQELEKMDSYQGKVCPFNR, encoded by the coding sequence ATGTTAGCGACATCATCAAGGATTTACACGTTAAAAGATTATCTTAAGCAAAAGTATGGAAGAAGGGTGCAAAAGATAACGGTAGCCCTTCCCTTTACATGTCCAAACATAGACGGCACAAAGGCCACTGGTGGATGTACCTATTGTCTTACTGGCACAAGACCAGCCCACATATCACCTTTGATGGATTTAAGAGAGCAAATATCTTCAGGTATAGCCCAAGCTAAAAGAAGATACGGTGATAACATATATTTTTACATATACTACCAGTCTTATTCAAACACATACGGAGATTTAGATTTTCTAAAATCTGTATACGATGTGGCGCTGGAATTTGAAAACGTTGTGGGTATAGATATTGGCACAAGACCAGACTGCGTACCAGAAGACGTATTGGAGCTTATACAAACCTATACAGACAAATTGGATGTATGGATAGAATACGGCCTTCAAAGCTCTCACTTTAGTACCTTAAGATGGATAAATAGAGCTCATGGAGCATCTGATTTTGTAGATGCTGTTTTAAGAACAAGGAAATACAAAGGTATAAACATATGCGCTCACCTTATAGTGGGTTTTCCTCAAGAAGATTTGGAAGACAACTTAGAAACTGCAAAGCTAATAGCCGCTTTAAACGTAGACGGTGTAAAAATACATCCACTTCACATCATCAAAAATACGAAAATGGCAAGAGAATATCTGGAGAACCCTTTTAAGCTTTTAACCTTAGAAGAGTATGCATATAGAGCTGCCAGAATCATAGAGATACTTCCACAAACGATGGTCATACACAGATTAACCGGCGAAGTAGAACCAGATAGGTTGATAGCCCCAGATTACTGTACATTTTCAAGAAAGTTAGAGGTAAGGGAAAAGATAGAGCAAGAGCTTGAAAAGATGGACTCTTACCAAGGGAAAGTTTGTCCATTTAATAGATAA
- a CDS encoding SemiSWEET family transporter has protein sequence MKENFVELIGLVAGALTTSGYIPQIYSVIKHNSAEGLSGLFLIIMTIGISLWLLYGIIQNSLALIFANAFSLFCLLVLGFYKIKDYYRKNQQ, from the coding sequence ATGAAAGAAAATTTTGTAGAACTGATAGGTCTTGTGGCAGGGGCGCTTACTACATCTGGTTATATTCCCCAAATTTATTCTGTGATAAAACACAATAGTGCCGAAGGGTTATCTGGGCTTTTCTTAATTATAATGACGATTGGTATAAGCTTGTGGCTTTTATACGGGATTATACAAAACTCGTTGGCTCTTATTTTTGCAAACGCTTTTAGCTTGTTTTGTCTTCTTGTATTGGGTTTTTATAAAATTAAAGATTATTATCGTAAAAACCAGCAATAA
- a CDS encoding glycosyltransferase family 9 protein has protein sequence MLIQNLNFATYISTDIHTYASILKDAKALVSCETFSYHLATFLNVPSLVLLGAYPIWKVSPLQHYVSLNLECQYCGSKTCKRGDVACLNIDYKDVIKEFQKLL, from the coding sequence TTGCTTATCCAAAATCTGAATTTTGCCACATACATATCTACAGATATACATACTTACGCAAGCATTTTAAAAGATGCAAAAGCTCTTGTTTCTTGTGAGACATTTAGCTATCATCTTGCTACGTTTTTGAATGTGCCTTCTTTGGTGCTTTTGGGAGCATACCCCATATGGAAAGTAAGCCCTTTACAGCATTATGTAAGCCTTAATCTTGAATGTCAATACTGCGGATCTAAAACCTGCAAAAGAGGCGATGTGGCATGCCTTAATATAGATTATAAAGATGTAATAAAAGAGTTTCAAAAGCTTTTATGA
- a CDS encoding glycosyltransferase family 9 protein, with the protein MKILVLSLHRGYGDLLYNALLFKAIKIHQKDAIVEVFTTKQGLELFEKNPYIDFMNDKLGSFEGSYDFLVDTSFKGISYIYSFLLKAKYKIALYKKDKEKFLSFIYNKLTPFSPKDNEIKNTLQILSPVFGKEVDVEPYFWIFKENPLKGKTYVVISPTAPVPTKVPSIDIFNEVAKFIHAKGYDVVFAYPKSEFCHIHIYRYTYLRKHFKRCKSSCFL; encoded by the coding sequence ATGAAGATTTTGGTTTTATCCCTTCATAGGGGTTATGGGGATCTTCTTTACAACGCTTTGCTATTTAAAGCTATAAAAATCCACCAAAAAGATGCAATAGTAGAGGTTTTTACCACAAAACAAGGTTTAGAGCTTTTTGAAAAAAACCCTTATATAGATTTTATGAATGATAAACTTGGTTCTTTTGAAGGCTCTTACGATTTTTTAGTAGATACTTCCTTTAAAGGTATTTCTTATATTTATAGTTTTCTCTTAAAAGCCAAATACAAAATAGCTTTGTATAAAAAAGACAAAGAAAAGTTTTTATCTTTTATATACAACAAGCTCACTCCTTTTAGTCCAAAAGATAATGAGATAAAAAATACCCTTCAGATACTAAGCCCTGTTTTTGGTAAAGAGGTTGATGTAGAGCCTTATTTTTGGATTTTCAAAGAAAACCCTCTAAAGGGTAAAACCTATGTAGTAATATCTCCTACAGCACCTGTGCCCACAAAAGTCCCAAGTATAGATATATTTAACGAAGTGGCGAAGTTTATACATGCTAAAGGCTACGATGTGGTGTTTGCTTATCCAAAATCTGAATTTTGCCACATACATATCTACAGATATACATACTTACGCAAGCATTTTAAAAGATGCAAAAGCTCTTGTTTCTTGTGA
- a CDS encoding ROK family protein has translation MILSLDVGATHIKSGIVENGSIKNRLDFGTPKDFEGFLGLLEKIISHYKDIDTLSIAIAGQVDMKKGILKHAPNLGWKNINFVELVQNRLKKRTILINDVRAITYGEYIYGGLKDVENGACVFVGTGIGGGLIIDKELRFGCDSNLGEIGHIKLKPNGLKCTCGKRGCFEAYAGGLSLERYLKKLGYNKSLKDLVSEKDSEVAKKVFDRFVLYMSYGLASLINMLNPCKIVLGGGVMMGFNFLFEEIKNKAISLSIDPSVEHIDITLSELGNDAGILGAHAFAMKHI, from the coding sequence ATGATACTCTCTTTAGACGTAGGGGCTACTCATATAAAATCTGGGATAGTGGAAAATGGTAGTATAAAAAATAGGCTTGATTTTGGGACACCAAAAGATTTTGAAGGGTTTTTGGGGCTTTTAGAAAAAATAATATCTCATTATAAGGATATAGATACACTTTCTATAGCAATAGCTGGTCAAGTGGATATGAAAAAAGGTATTTTAAAACATGCACCAAACTTAGGCTGGAAAAATATAAATTTTGTAGAGCTTGTGCAAAATAGATTAAAAAAAAGGACTATCTTAATAAACGACGTTAGAGCTATCACTTACGGAGAATACATATACGGCGGGTTAAAAGATGTAGAAAACGGGGCTTGTGTTTTTGTGGGTACAGGTATAGGTGGTGGGCTTATCATAGATAAAGAGCTTAGGTTTGGCTGTGATTCAAACTTAGGTGAGATAGGGCATATAAAACTAAAACCAAATGGGCTAAAATGCACCTGCGGTAAAAGGGGCTGTTTTGAAGCTTACGCCGGGGGTTTGTCTTTGGAGAGATATTTAAAAAAATTAGGTTATAATAAAAGCTTAAAAGATTTGGTTAGTGAAAAAGACTCAGAAGTTGCAAAAAAGGTTTTTGATAGGTTTGTTTTGTACATGTCTTATGGGCTTGCTAGTTTGATAAATATGTTAAATCCATGTAAGATAGTTTTAGGGGGTGGTGTTATGATGGGATTTAACTTTTTGTTTGAAGAGATAAAAAATAAAGCTATTTCACTATCTATAGACCCAAGCGTTGAGCATATAGATATCACACTTTCAGAGCTTGGAAACGATGCTGGGATTTTGGGAGCCCACGCTTTTGCCATGAAGCATATATGA
- a CDS encoding Rpn family recombination-promoting nuclease/putative transposase, whose product MDIQPHDSFFKQIFSNPKRVKLLLDIFGKDVSKSIHSITPVNTEKFSSKSQKFMLDLLFSCKVKDQDAYIRIVLEHKSYLDKELPIQLLYYNSAIWEEAIKEKDYYPPIINIVFYHGKGEWNIPTSLPVLEDQNLEKYVSKLNYILIDLNKISDDELIKEAYIDFCFTSAVIAMKHVHENIEKIKAVFRPLVEYVQIHEDEEGYHCLFFSFNYISYVKGDTKEAENALKELIGGDKKAMTLIEKWIMEGLEKGKQEGLQEGLQEGLEKGLIKAKKDDIKSVILVKFGVLPKEVEEKIESTDDIQILDDMLKRVILAGKIEEIL is encoded by the coding sequence ATGGATATACAACCACACGATTCATTTTTTAAGCAAATATTTTCTAATCCTAAGAGAGTAAAATTGCTTCTTGATATCTTTGGTAAAGATGTATCTAAAAGTATACATTCTATAACACCTGTTAATACAGAAAAGTTTTCTTCAAAATCTCAAAAGTTTATGCTTGATCTACTTTTTAGCTGCAAGGTAAAAGATCAAGATGCTTATATAAGGATTGTACTTGAACATAAATCTTATCTTGATAAAGAATTACCTATTCAGCTTCTATACTACAACAGTGCTATTTGGGAAGAGGCTATAAAAGAGAAAGATTATTACCCTCCTATTATCAACATTGTTTTTTATCATGGAAAAGGTGAATGGAACATACCTACATCTTTACCGGTATTAGAAGACCAAAACTTAGAAAAATACGTATCTAAGCTAAACTATATACTTATAGATCTAAATAAAATATCTGATGATGAGCTAATAAAAGAAGCCTACATAGATTTTTGCTTTACATCTGCTGTTATTGCAATGAAGCATGTACATGAGAATATAGAAAAGATTAAAGCAGTATTTAGGCCATTGGTGGAATACGTTCAAATTCATGAAGATGAAGAAGGATATCATTGTTTATTTTTCTCATTTAACTATATTTCATATGTGAAAGGTGATACCAAAGAGGCAGAAAACGCCTTGAAAGAACTTATAGGAGGTGATAAGAAAGCTATGACACTGATAGAAAAGTGGATTATGGAAGGATTGGAAAAAGGTAAGCAAGAAGGATTGCAAGAAGGATTGCAAGAAGGATTAGAAAAAGGATTAATTAAGGCTAAAAAAGATGACATCAAGAGTGTTATTCTTGTCAAGTTTGGAGTATTGCCAAAAGAGGTTGAAGAGAAGATAGAAAGTACGGATGATATACAGATTTTAGATGATATGTTAAAAAGGGTTATACTGGCTGGCAAGATTGAAGAGATTTTGTAA